A DNA window from Bacillus sp. BGMRC 2118 contains the following coding sequences:
- a CDS encoding adenylosuccinate synthase, whose product MSSVVVVGTQWGDEGKGKITDYLSENAEVVARYQGGNNAGHTIVFNGQKYKLHLIPSGIFYSDKICVLGNGMVIDPKALVQEIKYLHDLGISTDNLRISNRAHVILPYHLKLDEVEEERKGANKIGTTKKGIGPAYMDKAARTGIRIADLLDREEFESKLAHNLNEKNRLFEKFYEVDGLKIEDILDEYYDFGQQIAKYVVDTSVVLNDALDEGRRVLFEGAQGVMLDIDQGTYPFVTSSNPIAGGVTIGNGVGPSKIKHVVGVSKAYTTRVGDGPFPTELHDEIGNQIREVGREYGTTTGRPRRVGWFDSVVVRHARRVSGITDLSLNSIDVLTGIETLKICVAYQYNGEIIEEFPASLKVLAQCEPVYEEFPGWKEDITGVKSLHELPANARHYIERISQLTGIPLSIFSVGPDRAQTNLVRSVYGPQ is encoded by the coding sequence ATGTCATCAGTTGTTGTAGTCGGAACACAATGGGGAGACGAAGGGAAAGGTAAGATTACAGATTATCTTTCAGAAAATGCAGAGGTTGTTGCTCGTTATCAAGGTGGTAACAACGCTGGTCATACAATCGTATTTAATGGACAGAAATACAAATTGCACCTTATTCCATCTGGTATTTTTTATTCAGATAAAATTTGTGTGTTAGGAAATGGTATGGTAATAGACCCTAAAGCGTTAGTTCAGGAGATTAAGTATTTACACGACTTAGGCATTAGCACAGACAATCTTCGGATTAGTAACAGAGCCCACGTAATTTTACCGTATCATTTAAAGCTAGATGAAGTAGAAGAAGAACGAAAAGGTGCTAATAAGATTGGAACAACGAAAAAGGGAATCGGGCCTGCATATATGGATAAGGCAGCGAGAACGGGTATTCGTATTGCAGACTTATTAGATCGTGAAGAGTTTGAATCAAAGCTTGCTCACAACTTAAATGAAAAAAATCGCTTATTTGAAAAATTTTATGAAGTAGACGGATTAAAGATTGAAGATATATTAGATGAGTATTATGATTTTGGACAACAAATTGCAAAATATGTTGTGGATACATCTGTTGTATTAAATGATGCATTAGATGAAGGAAGAAGAGTGTTATTTGAAGGTGCTCAGGGTGTAATGTTAGATATTGACCAGGGAACATATCCATTCGTAACATCTTCTAATCCAATTGCAGGTGGTGTAACGATTGGTAACGGTGTAGGGCCATCAAAGATTAAGCATGTAGTAGGGGTATCTAAAGCTTATACAACTCGTGTTGGAGATGGACCTTTCCCTACAGAATTACATGATGAGATTGGAAATCAAATTAGAGAAGTTGGTCGAGAATATGGAACAACTACCGGCAGACCAAGAAGAGTCGGATGGTTTGACAGTGTAGTAGTGAGACATGCAAGAAGAGTTAGCGGAATTACTGATCTATCTCTAAATTCTATCGATGTATTAACTGGGATTGAAACATTAAAGATATGTGTTGCATATCAATACAATGGGGAAATTATTGAAGAGTTCCCGGCTAGTTTAAAAGTATTAGCACAATGTGAACCAGTATATGAAGAGTTTCCTGGCTGGAAAGAGGATATAACAGGAGTGAAGAGCCTACATGAACTACCTGCTAATGCTCGTCATTATATTGAGCGTATTTCACAATTAACAGGTATTCCATTATCAATCTTCTCAGTTGGCCCAGATAGAGCCCAAACGAATTTAGTAAGAAGTGTTTACGGACCACAATAA
- a CDS encoding peptidoglycan DD-metalloendopeptidase family protein, giving the protein MKRTVIGAAVVSSLAIGTVSADSGINTVYHVYVNGERLGTIDNKKVVEDYIETKQNQLLAAQPDITVSLDDNVVYIPEKVFRPVVDNKEVLTKLSDNLEIVAEAYSISINDQAVVFVDKKEKADEILRQMKLKYVSEEVLTELEQRDPEATLPPLQEGQSRILDVSFAEKVSVNKENVTPDKLMSVENAMTYLLKGTLEEKKYQVQDGDVLGSIAENHGLALNDLLTLNPGMTEASTIKPGDELNVTALTTYLHVAVKEEAYQRESISFSREVVENKEMFKGDKKVKQQGQNGEKLVNSLITKVNGQVSTHEVVSSEIVKQPVNEIIEKGTKVIPSRGSGVLGWPAVGGYISSEMGQRWGRLHKGIDIARPSNRSILAADNGTVVSAGYDGAYGNRIVINHNNGLKTTYSHLASLSVSAGQTVTKGQSIGVMGRTGSSTGIHLHFEVYYNGSLVNPRNYLN; this is encoded by the coding sequence ATGAAAAGAACAGTTATCGGAGCAGCAGTTGTATCGTCACTAGCGATAGGTACAGTGTCAGCAGATAGTGGAATTAATACGGTATACCACGTATACGTAAACGGAGAACGATTAGGTACCATTGATAACAAGAAGGTCGTAGAAGACTATATAGAGACAAAACAAAATCAATTACTGGCAGCACAGCCGGACATAACTGTAAGTTTAGATGATAATGTAGTGTACATACCGGAAAAGGTATTTCGCCCTGTTGTTGATAATAAAGAAGTTTTAACTAAACTATCTGATAATCTAGAAATTGTCGCAGAAGCATATTCGATTTCAATAAATGATCAAGCAGTAGTATTTGTAGATAAAAAGGAAAAAGCAGATGAAATCTTAAGACAAATGAAGCTTAAATATGTTTCAGAAGAAGTACTGACAGAATTAGAACAAAGAGATCCGGAAGCAACACTTCCTCCTCTTCAAGAAGGTCAGTCTCGTATATTAGACGTTTCATTTGCTGAAAAAGTTTCAGTAAATAAAGAAAATGTTACTCCTGATAAATTAATGAGTGTTGAAAACGCAATGACATACTTATTAAAGGGTACGTTAGAAGAAAAGAAGTATCAGGTACAAGATGGAGATGTATTAGGAAGTATTGCGGAAAATCATGGGTTAGCATTAAATGACTTATTAACTCTGAATCCAGGCATGACAGAGGCATCAACCATTAAACCTGGTGATGAGTTAAATGTAACTGCGCTTACTACATATTTACATGTAGCAGTTAAAGAGGAAGCTTACCAACGTGAAAGCATTTCTTTCTCACGTGAAGTGGTAGAAAATAAGGAAATGTTCAAAGGTGATAAAAAGGTAAAGCAACAAGGACAAAATGGTGAGAAACTAGTAAACTCTCTAATTACTAAAGTTAATGGTCAAGTTTCTACTCATGAAGTTGTCTCTTCTGAAATCGTAAAACAACCTGTAAATGAGATTATTGAAAAAGGTACAAAGGTAATACCTTCTCGTGGTTCAGGTGTATTGGGATGGCCTGCTGTAGGCGGATATATCTCAAGTGAGATGGGTCAGCGTTGGGGAAGATTGCATAAAGGAATTGATATTGCCAGACCAAGCAACCGTAGTATATTAGCAGCTGATAATGGAACAGTCGTCTCTGCAGGTTATGATGGTGCATATGGTAATAGAATTGTTATTAATCACAACAATGGACTGAAGACAACATACTCTCACTTAGCTTCACTGAGCGTAAGTGCTGGTCAAACCGTAACAAAGGGTCAAAGTATTGGAGTAATGGGGAGAACAGGAAGCTCTACAGGAATACACCTTCACTTTGAAGTGTATTATAATGGAAGCTTAGTGAATCCTAGAAACTATTTAAATTAA
- a CDS encoding response regulator transcription factor, whose amino-acid sequence MEKKILVVDDEKPIADILKFNLQKEGYEVFCAYDGLDAIQKVEDIQPDLLLLDIMLPLKDGMEVCREVRKKYDMPIIMLTAKDSEIDKVLGLELGADDYVTKPFSSRELLARVKANLRRHQNTPSAETEVETNEISIGSLVIHPDAYSVTKRGEEIELTHREFELLHYLAKHIGQVMTREHLLQTVWGYDYYGDVRTVDVTVRRLREKIEDSPSHPTWIVTRRGVGYYLRNAEQE is encoded by the coding sequence ATGGAAAAGAAAATATTAGTTGTCGATGATGAAAAACCAATTGCAGATATTTTAAAGTTCAATTTACAAAAAGAAGGCTATGAAGTCTTTTGCGCGTATGATGGACTAGACGCTATACAAAAGGTAGAGGACATACAACCAGACTTATTGCTACTAGATATCATGCTTCCTTTGAAAGATGGAATGGAAGTATGCCGTGAAGTAAGAAAAAAATATGATATGCCTATTATTATGCTGACAGCCAAGGACTCTGAAATTGATAAAGTTTTAGGCTTGGAGCTTGGAGCAGATGATTATGTGACGAAACCATTTAGTTCCAGAGAGTTATTAGCAAGAGTGAAGGCAAATTTAAGAAGACATCAAAATACTCCTTCTGCTGAAACAGAAGTTGAAACGAATGAGATTTCAATTGGTTCACTTGTCATCCATCCGGATGCCTATTCTGTTACAAAACGGGGAGAGGAAATTGAATTAACTCACCGGGAGTTTGAACTGCTGCATTACTTAGCTAAGCATATTGGCCAGGTGATGACGAGAGAACACTTATTACAGACAGTTTGGGGCTATGACTATTATGGTGATGTTCGAACAGTGGATGTGACAGTCCGGAGATTACGTGAGAAGATAGAAGACAGTCCAAGTCATCCTACGTGGATTGTTACACGAAGAGGCGTTGGTTATTACTTGAGAAATGCAGAGCAGGAGTAA
- the walK gene encoding cell wall metabolism sensor histidine kinase WalK, whose translation MNKVGFFKSIHFKFVLIYVLLILIAMQIIGVYFVRQLEDQLVTNFSDSINERVDLIAYNIGQEMLIERDESMPTLEEEVKSILSDFFSEDLTTVKVIDSNSRVIATSDVENQQMVGKRITDIPVKQALVAGSRAADKIMMDARNSSRMLVLTVPIKNNENVLGVIDLQSSMEEVYNQMKQINQIFITGTVIALAITAVLGIFLAQTITRPMSDMRKQALEMAKGNFSRKVKVYGHDEIGQLALTFNNLTKKLQEANATTEGEKRKLSSVLTHMTDGVIATDRKGRIILVNDPACDMLNVPRETVLSESILQVLGIEDEYTIEHLLNETESLVLDFSTSAKPYILKVSFSAIQKDTGLVNGLIVVLYDVTEQEKIEQERREFVANVSHELRTPLTTMRSYLEALAEGAWKDDELAPKFLDVTQTETERMIRLVNDLLQLSKLDSTDYKFYKEYVNFPHYFNRIIDRFELTKHETILFERHIPENKLFVEIDEDKITQVLDNIISNALKYSPEGGKIQFRLIEKEGKLEISVSDQGVGIPKENLTNIFDRFYRVDKARTRKLGGTGLGLAIAKEMVVAHGGDIWATSKDGVGTTIYFTLPLEKELEDDWE comes from the coding sequence ATGAACAAAGTCGGTTTTTTTAAATCGATTCATTTTAAGTTTGTGCTGATATATGTTTTGTTAATTTTAATTGCGATGCAAATTATCGGAGTATACTTTGTACGTCAGCTTGAAGATCAGCTAGTAACAAACTTTTCTGATTCGATTAATGAGCGTGTAGATTTAATTGCCTATAATATCGGCCAAGAGATGTTAATTGAACGTGACGAAAGCATGCCGACATTAGAAGAAGAGGTAAAATCGATTCTCAGTGATTTTTTTTCAGAGGATTTAACGACTGTTAAGGTGATTGATAGTAACAGTCGTGTAATCGCAACATCTGACGTAGAAAATCAACAAATGGTAGGTAAAAGAATTACAGATATACCGGTAAAGCAGGCGTTAGTAGCAGGCTCAAGAGCAGCAGATAAAATTATGATGGATGCACGAAATTCTTCCCGAATGCTCGTACTAACTGTTCCAATTAAGAATAATGAAAATGTACTAGGGGTAATAGATCTTCAATCTTCAATGGAAGAGGTCTATAACCAGATGAAACAAATAAACCAGATTTTTATTACGGGAACTGTTATCGCACTCGCAATTACAGCTGTGTTGGGTATTTTCTTGGCACAAACAATTACAAGGCCAATGTCTGATATGCGAAAGCAGGCATTGGAGATGGCAAAGGGGAACTTCTCCCGTAAGGTAAAGGTTTATGGTCATGATGAAATTGGACAGCTTGCTTTGACCTTTAACAACCTAACTAAAAAGCTTCAAGAAGCTAATGCAACAACTGAAGGCGAGAAGAGAAAGTTAAGCTCAGTATTAACACATATGACAGACGGAGTAATCGCAACAGATCGTAAAGGGAGGATCATCCTTGTTAATGATCCAGCATGTGATATGTTGAATGTTCCACGTGAAACTGTCTTATCAGAATCTATTCTTCAAGTTTTAGGTATTGAAGATGAATATACAATTGAACATTTATTAAATGAGACAGAATCGCTTGTATTAGATTTTAGTACGAGTGCAAAGCCATATATATTAAAGGTAAGCTTTTCAGCGATTCAGAAGGATACGGGTTTAGTCAATGGACTCATTGTCGTTTTATATGATGTTACAGAGCAAGAGAAGATTGAACAGGAACGTAGGGAGTTTGTGGCGAATGTGTCACATGAACTACGTACACCTCTTACAACGATGCGAAGCTATTTAGAGGCACTGGCTGAAGGAGCCTGGAAAGATGACGAACTAGCACCAAAGTTCCTGGATGTCACTCAAACAGAAACAGAAAGAATGATTCGTCTCGTGAACGATTTATTACAACTATCCAAGCTGGATAGTACAGATTATAAATTTTATAAGGAATATGTAAATTTTCCTCATTATTTCAATCGAATCATTGATCGTTTTGAGTTAACAAAGCATGAAACCATACTATTTGAACGTCATATACCAGAAAATAAACTATTTGTTGAAATCGATGAAGACAAAATTACACAGGTACTGGATAATATTATTTCAAATGCTCTGAAATATTCTCCTGAGGGAGGAAAGATACAGTTTAGGTTAATTGAAAAAGAAGGAAAGCTTGAAATTTCTGTATCTGATCAGGGTGTTGGAATACCTAAGGAAAACCTTACTAACATCTTTGATCGCTTTTACCGTGTGGATAAAGCTAGAACAAGGAAACTTGGTGGGACAGGCCTAGGATTAGCAATTGCTAAGGAAATGGTAGTGGCACATGGTGGAGATATTTGGGCAACTAGTAAAGATGGGGTTGGTACTACAATCTACTTTACACTTCCACTAGAAAAAGAATTAGAGGATGATTGGGAATGA